Below is a window of Homo sapiens chromosome 19 genomic scaffold, GRCh38.p14 alternate locus group ALT_REF_LOCI_6 HSCHR19LRC_LRC_T_CTG3_1 DNA.
CgccatggctcactcctgtaatcccagcactttgggtggcccaggcgaaaggatcgcttgagcccaggagtttgagaccagcctgagcaacacagtgagaccctgtctctacagaaaaatttaaaaattagccgggcgtgctggtgcgtgcctgtcatctcagctatcgggaggctgaggcgggagaatcgcttgagcccaggtgatcgaggctgccgtgagctatgatggcgccactgcactgcagcctaggtgacagagcaagacatggtctcaaaaaaaagaaaagaaaagaaaaaacaaagtgaagGAAAGGGCCACTTTAGTTACAAGGGACTCCTGTACAAAGACCTGGAGGCGGGAAGAGACCGATAATGTAACCAACTCAAGTTTCTGCTACTCAGAGGCAGAGGAAGTGGGGGGTGGTGAAAGTAAAGCAGCTTTACTGATCAAATGCTCGCAGATGAGAAATGGCCAAGCTAATGTCTTTAGAAGACCATTTCAAGCTTTaggctggggagaggggcttAAAAAGGGGAACTTTGAATGGGAGGCATACAGGAGTGGTGCTGGGTACAAGGTATGTGTGTCTTGCTCCGAAGGCTGTCTTGAGTCACGGGCCACCTGGAGCATGGGCTGGTGTCAAGTCAACAATGGCCACGTTGTAGATTGATCGCCTTGAGGTGATCTCTGGAGTTTTGCAGCTGGGTTTCCATACCTAGTTTGTTTCAAGATTAGCCCCTGCGgcgaggcgcggtggcttacgcctgtaatcccaacagtttgggaggccaaggtgggtcgctcacttgaggtcaagagttcaagaccagcctggcttacatagtgaaaccttgactctacaaaaaaaaaaaaaaaaaattagctgggcatggtggcaggtgcctgtagtcccagctactcaggaggctgaggcaggagaatcgcttgaacccaggaggtggaggttgcaagtgagccaagactgcgccactgcactccaacctgggtgtcagagccagactccatctttaaaaaataaataaataaagattagcCCCTGGAACTTCTAAGTAAGCACATAGATAAGCCAGCAGTGCAAGACAGTATCTAGTGGGAAAGGAGGGAAACAAAGAATTTCAAAGTATGTTTTCAAGGCTAAAGGCAAGAAAGGAATAAGAAAGTTTGCAAATGCATTTGGAATCTACACCACTTGGTTCCAGTAAGTCTTAGCAAGGTGGCGGTCATAGGGGTGTGCTGCGTCTTGCACAGGTCGGAGCTGGAGACTCgccagtgaacaaaacaaactaaagcaCCTGTTGTCGTGGAGCCTGCATGCTAGTGGGGTTGATAAAGAAGGACCAGGGTCTTCTGGGGGAGAATCATCGCTCAGTAATAAGGAGGGACTTTGTCGGGGCAAGTTTTTAGGGAACGCTGCTGTCCCTCCCCAGGCCTCGGGATGTCTCTGGCAGATGAGCTCTTAGCTGATCTCGAAGAGGCagcagaagaggaggaaggaggaagctatggggaggaagaagaggagccaGCGATCGAGGATGTGCAGGAGGAGACACAGCTGGATCTTTCCGGGGATTCAGTCAAGACCATCGCCAAGCTATGGGATAGTAAGATGGTAAGAGGACAAGAGGTGTTCCTAGCAGGGGGCTCTAGACAGAATCTCCCAGAAGGGGGTGATACAGGCTTCTTTTTGAAGAGTGCTGGATTCTGACTGTCTTCTCCTTTCCTACAGTTTGCTGAGATTATGATGAAGATTGAGGAGTATATCAGCAAGCAAGCCAAAGCTTCAGAAGGTGCTTCCTCCCACTCTGTGCCCCTCCCCATCTCCTGTCTCTCCTGCCAGGCCCCCTGGCTCCCTGGCTGCTTGTGGCTGGGTATATCTCCTTCTCAGCCTTTTCcagagccttcttttttttttgtttcacccCAACCCGTTCCCTTTTCCACTAAATATATATTGCATTGTAAAGCTCATGCTTCTTAAGTCCTTCCTGTGTGCTGAGCTTACTGATCATGATAGGACTCAGCTTGAGGTTTCCCAGACTTCACTGATTCACATGACCGGTTACAGGGTTTTTGCCACATCTATAAGCCGCTTATCCTATTATTTGCTTAACATATTCTTTGAGTCTaggactttttttcttaaatttatctgAGAAGGAAGCAAATTGCTACCATGAATGGAAAACTGGTATCATTTGGCAAAGACAAAGTCActgtataaaaatagatatataattatttagGAACCACCtaaggccgggcgccgtggctcacgcctgtaatcccagcactttgggaggcggaggcaggtggatcatgagttcaggagatcgagaccatcctggctaacacggtgacaccccgtctctactaaaaatacaaaaaattagccaggcgtggtggcgggtgcctgtagtcccagctactcaggaggctgaggcgggagaatggcgtgaacctgggaggcggagcttgcagtgagccgagatcgtgccactgcactccagcctgggcgacagagcaagactccgtctcaaaaaaaaaaaaaataacctaaaaCCTTTTCTCATGCCCAAATTGAGAGAACACTAGCTTATCTCATGAGTGCTCAGACTCACTCTTAAGAGGGCAGTCCTGTTACcattcctattcttttttttttttccttgagatagagtctccctctgtcgcccaggctggagtgcagtgatgtgttcttggctcattgcaacctccacctcccgggttcaagcgattctcctccctcagccttatgtatagctgggattacaggtatgcaacaccatgcctggctattttgtattttttagtagagatggggtttcaccatgttgaccaggctagtctcgaactcctgacctcaagtaatccgcccacctcggcctcccaaagtgctgggattacaggcatgagccactacgcccagccttcCCATTCTTCTTGAATGGAATTTGTTGATGACAGGAAGCCATAGGAGGTTTCTGGGGAAAGAAGTGTAGTGAGAGGGCAGAGTTTCGGGAGACTCACTGCTTGCTTTCTTTAACGTTTACCTGGGCACCCAGTTGAATCGCCCAGGTCTTTGCTCTCAAAGTACTCAAGGTCTAGTGGAAGAGGCAGGCCAGGTTCCAGACAGCTATCAGTGGTGGTACCAAGCTGGGGACACCGGAGCCACAGGAGGGACTGGCTGACCCTGCCCCAGGTGTCAGGAAGAATCGATAGCTGAATTGGACTGTAGAGCATGAATGCATGTGCCAGgcaaagaaagggagaagggggCCCAGGGAAAGACAGCGGCAGGCCCGGGGCCTCAGATATCCGGAGAGAGAATCCTGCAGAGTTCCAGATGCCAGGCCAAGGAATTTCTCCCTCCAGAGGGTTATGGGACACAGAAAGTGACATTTCCTGATGTCAGGCCAGGCTCAGGGATGGAGTCAGACCCCGTCACACCCGGTGTCTGgttgaggaggcagaggtgaaaCATCTCACAAGCTGTGGCAGTCCCTGTTTACTGGAGGTGCACAAGTGCTGCGGGTACACAGAGGAGGCGTCTGATCCTTccagaaagggagggaaggattcTGAGTCGCTGCCTGAGTCTTAAGGACTTAAAGAGCCATTTGAGCATCAGGGTTAGGAGTGCAGACTCTGACGCCGCCCTGCCTGGTGTCAGATCTGAGCTCTGCCTTCTACTGGCTGTGACATCAGGCAGTTAGTATTTGCATGACTTTTAAACAcaacatctttttgtttgtttgttttttgagacagggtctcactctgtcacccaggccagaatgcagtggcacgatcccagctcactgcagccttgaccttgtgGGCTCAGgcgttcctgcctcagcctcccaggcagctgggaccacaggtgtacaccaccatgcctggctaattttttttctttaattatgtgtagagatggggtctccctatgtcgcCCAGgttgctctccaactcctgggctcaagcagttctcctgcctcagcctcccaaagtgctgggattacaggtatgagccactgtgcctgacctcttATTACTAAAGCACAAAGAAGCGTTTTCCAGAAACAGACGTGGGGTAAGGGATGCTCTGGGGAGAGGGAGCAGCACATGCAGAGGCCAGGAGGGgtctggcgcggtggctcacgcctgtcatcccagcactttgggtggtcaaggcagatggatcacctgaggtcgggagttcgagaccagcctgcccaacatggtgaaaccccgtctctactaaaaatacaaacaaacaaaaaaaattagccgggcgtggtggcacatgcctgtaatcccagctactcaggaggctgaggcaggagaatcgcttgaacccaggaggcggaggttgcagtgagctgagatcatgccactatactctagcctgggcaaccagagcgaaattatgtctcaaaaaaaaaaaaaaaggctaggagGAGTGGGTGTCTGGGGCACTGTGATCACTCCTTTATGGCTGGAGTGGAATAAAATGAGGTGTGGTGAGAGGATGGGGCGGGAAGGGCGGGAGGCCAGACTGCAGAGCTGCTGAGTCAGCAAACAGGAACGGGGGAACTccctgtgtgccaggtgctgtccTGGGTACTCGGCTGTGGGTACAGCCAACGCAGGCACAGCACTGGTCCCTGCAGAGCTTCCGGAGTTGGGGAGGCCCTGAATGTCAGTCTGAGGACTCGGTCATTAGCCTTGGGGCTGTGGGGAGCCGTAGGAGGTTTCACACGGTCAGTTCTGGGGTAGATGGGGTCAAGTCTAGActggtgtggagggagagggattGAAGGCAGGAACACAAGTTCAGGGATGTCTGCAGACATCAGCCTGTCCCTGGTTTACTCTTCAGCCCCTCCTTCCTGACCCCTCCCAACTTCATCCTCCGCCTCCTCCAGCTGCGGGACCCGAGAGGGGGTAGGGATTTAGATACTCACACCCATGCCTCCGTGTCCTCACAGTGATGGGACCAGTGGAGGCCGCGCCTGAATACCGCGTCATCGTGGATGCCAACAACCTGACCGTGGAGATCGAAAACGAGCTGAGTGAGTGCTGGGGGGCAGGCGGAGACAGCCCCGTGTGACGTCCCTCAcgccccctctcccttccccactgGCCTTTCCCAGGGTCCTGCCCCTAAGCCCAAGCTCAGATCGAGGTTGACCTGCTGTCACAGAGTGGCTGAAATAAGAAGGAAGTGCGTTCTCTCGCGTATGAGTCTGAGGAGCACTCGGGGATGGTGTGGCCGCTTGGCTGCCTGTAGGGCCCCGGCTCTTTCCATCCTGTTGGTCGGCCACCTGCCTCACGGTGCGAGGTGACTGCCCCACCTCCAGCCATCACCTccgcattcccaccagcaaggcgcttcttttctttaagaacatgTCACTGCAGCTCACGTTTTACAGACCAGAACTAATTCCCCTGGTCACACCTAGCGGTAAGGACGGCTGAGAAAGGCTGTATGCTGGTGCCCGTGTGCCAGGCCACAAGCCAGGGCTTCAGTTACTAAAGGAAGAAGGGGACATGGGTGTTAGGGCCAACCAGCAGAGTCTACCTTCCATCTCACCCGACAACCTCCTGTCCCGTTTACCCTAGACATCATCCATAAGTTCATCCGGGATAAGTACTCAAAGAGATTCCCTGAACTGGAGTCCTTGGTCCCCAATGCACTGGATTACATCCGCACGGTCAAGGTGAGCGCAGAGAAGGTGGGGTGCTTCTGCTGGCGTGAAGGGGCAGGCGGGGCTCACTCTCGGACCCCCTCCCAGAGGCCTCAGGGTCTGGAGACGATGGAGAGGAGTGGACGAGGGCTCAGTGGTCTGCTCTGCCCAGCGTGGGAGGGACGGAGCCTGGACAGGACTTTCTCAGGGCTCCCCTCCAACCCCAGTCTCCCGAGAGGGCTTCCCCGCTGGCCTGACCCACGCTGCTCCCGCTGTGGTTGGAGCCGGTGGCATTGGAGTTGACATCCGAAGGTTGACACAGGGCAGGCACACGGAGATTTGGGGCAGAGAGACGTCTAAGTGCAGAGAGCTGGAGAGGGAACAAGTGGGGAGGAAGTGAGGCGGGGAAGGAGGGGACGGGGAAGAGGTCGGATCACGTCCAGCCTTTGGGTCTTAGGAGAAAGCCAAGGAAGGGTTTCGGAAAAGAGGGGCAGGTGTGCGTGAGGGCGGGGAGAGGAGGAGGTCCCCACGCATGTCCAGGAAAGGATTAGGATGGCGGTGGGGAAGCCCCTGCAGGGAAGCGAGGCCGCGGATTTGCACTCCGACTTGACGCAGGCCAGAGGCTTGTGAGGCCACAGTCTTTCCAGACGCCACTCTGCCCGGGCTCCGTTTCCAGGTCAGCGAAAGCAGGGCAGATGGTGTGGATGCTTGACGTGGTGGAGGCAGGAATGGTGTGGATGCTTCAGGcggtggaggcaggagaggccCCCAGTGCAGAGACCCTGACTGTCCCAGTGTCCCTAAGAAGAGACCTGAGGAGGTGCTGAGCAAGAGAGGTTCTCGAGCCTTCCTGAGTTCCCGAGCCTCCCCTATCTTCTCTGCTCgcccccaggagctgggcaaCAGCCTGGACAAGTGCAAGAACAATGAGAACCTGCAGCAGATCCTCACCAATGCCACCATCATGGTCGTCAGCGTCACCGCCTCCACCACCCAGGGGTATGTCCGCTTCGAGGGAGGCGCCGGGCCCTAATGGGATTGGGGATTAGGCTGGAGCTACACACGCAGgtgtacacacgcacacacacatacacacatgcacacacacacacagaaccgagagggctggggctgggcacacCAGGCAGGCGGGAGATCCAGGAGGCTGGGCCCACCCGCCCCTGCAGGCAGCAGCTGTCGGAGGAGGAGCTGGAGCGGCTGGAGGAGGCCTGCGACATGGCGCTGGAGCTGAACGCCTCCAAGCACCGCATCTACGAGTATGTGGAGTCCCGGATGTCCTTCATCGCACCCAACCTGTCCATCATTATCGGGGCATCCACGGCCGCCAAGATCATGGGTGAGTCCCCGGGCTGGGTCCCATGGAGCGGGGGTCTGCTGAcactgtgaccttgggaaagctaCATCCTTTTCTGTAGAATGGGGGCTTTGGCACCTGGACCTCAGCACCCCGTCTCCCTGGACATCACAGAGGTCAGccagcctggcacacagcaaagcCTCGTCTGTGGGAAAAACACTCACCCACagctccttctccctcccctgtGCCGGAAACCCAGAGATGACCACACCCAGGCCCTGTTGTCAGGGAGCTCCTGGTTTGGTGAAAATGGTTCCAAAACACAGCCATCCCTGGAACGGCGTTAGTGTGGCTTAGCACAAACGTGGTGGTCAGCTTCCTGTTGGGGGCCTCCTCCCTGCACCCCCAGGCCAGCTGccctccctctctgagcctcctttGCATCTGCCCCTTGCGGAATGGGCCAGGTCGCCCGCCTGGCAGGGCCATCGAGGAATCCAACCAGAACTTCATGTAAAGGTGCCCAGCACACGTCGAGCCCCCAGGCAGATTTACTCACCCCCACCTCTCTGCTTTCTTCTGACCgcccccccttcctccctccctcccaccgcAGGTGTGGCCGGCGGCCTGACCAACCTCTCCAAGATGCCCGCCTGCAACATCATGCTGCTCGGGGCCCAGCGCAAGACGCTGTCGGGCTTCTCGTCTACCTCAGTGCTGCCCCACACCGGCTACATCTACCACAGTGACATCGTGCAGTCCCTGCCACCGGTGAGCCCACTGCGTCATGGCCCCTCCCCCGGCCCCCCTGGAGCCTTCCGCTGTGCCCAGACAGCCTGAGCAGCCACCCACCATCTGGCCCAGCTGACGGTAGCACTCAGGAGCTGGGAACAGGGTGGCATGGGACGTGAGAGCCAGGGCTCTGCAGCAGACCAGCTCCAGCACCCACCAGTCAGGTGACTGTGGGCAAGAGGCATGAGCgccctgtgcctcagtctcctccccTATCAAATGGGAGCACAGCGCCTGCTTCATGAGTTGGGACGAGGGCTCAGTGCACATGAAGCACTTACAGTTCAGGCCTAGCTCACGACAAGCAGCGTCGGGTTAGCGTGCAACTGCTCCGAAGACCACCCTCAGGTTTGACCATTCACTAGAAAGACTCACAGAATCCACTGAGGGCTGCACATCAGCCATGGGGAGAGACACACAGGAGGGGCAGGAGAGGTCACCAACCTCGGAGCTTCCCGGGTCCTCTCCCTGCAGTCGGGACACATCACCATCCCAGCATCGACGCCTGACAGCACACACACAGGCCCGCTAGCctggcggggcgcagtggctcgtgcctgtcatcccagcactttgggaggccgaggcgggcagatcacctgaggtcaggtgttcgagaccagcctggccaacatggtgaaaccccatctctaccaaaaatacaaaaaactagctgggtatagtggcacacacttataatcccagctacttgggaggctgaggcaggagaatcgcttgaacccaggaggtggaggttgcagtgagctaagatcataccactgccctccagcctgggtgacagagtgagactctgtctcaaaaaaaaaaaaaaacaagacaggtTCTGGGACAGACAGGCCTGGGTCCAGACCCTGCTCTGTCCGACTGTGGCGAGTTACCTCAGGCTCACGGCCCTGTGCCCTGCCTGGCCTCCCCCAGGGATGGGGAGAACAATAGCACTGATGGCCAAGGCTGGGCAGGCACTTCCTGGCCCCACCCCCCAGCcctgtgtggggttttttttgtggtCTTTTCTGCGACCCTTTAGGTCAGGCACTGCTACTGGAACACACCCAGGGAGGCTGGCAGGTCACCCCATCctgggaggagagagagtggGCGATAGAACCCAGGACGGGTGGGCCTGGGGCTCGGGGCTCCAGCTGCCTCACTGCACCCCTGCCATCGCCACCGCCTCACAGCCCTGGGCATATGGGTTAAACCTGCCCCAGGGAGCCTGatgtcttgtcacccaggcctcTGCCTCTTCATTTGGCCATCTCACATCGGTCCAGGCACAGGCCGTAGACACCACAGGCCTGTAAGGGAGGCCAGGGCTGGCCATCGCTTCACTGTGGCTGACAGCTGGGCTCTGTTTGCAGTTTGGATTGGAACCCTGGCTCCATCACCTGCTGGCTGTCTCCCTGGCCACATGACTTGAAGCCTTGGTTTCCACATCTGAAAAGGGGGTGCAATGATCACACCAGCccaatatttgaatatttgatgAGATGATCCGAGGGGCGTGCTTAGCATGGGGCTGGCATCCAGGCCGAGTGCACTCCCCCCGGCGTCTCCACAGTCACCACCGTCCTCGTTGTCAGCGTGCCTTACTGTCATCCTTACCTGATGGCCACTTATCAGCTGGGACATGGCTCTGTGCCCTGCCCTCATCCCCTCTTCCTGTGAAGTAGGAGCTGAGAGCACACACCTCTAGAGCCCAAGGGTGGAAAGCCCCCTTCCAGGACCCCAGGTAGAGCCAGAGGAGGAGCGCGCGCGGTTGCTTTGCTGTtacctctgtctgtctgtctcacaCAGATTCCACCCCCGTTTTCCGTTGCTCCAGGATCTGCGGCGGAAAGCGGCCCGGCTGGTGGCCGCCAAGTGCACACTGGCAGCCCGTGTGGACAGTTTCCACGAGAGCACAGAAGGGAAGGTGAGGAGGGAAAGGTGAGGGGCGGCCGGGCGTCTTTTCCTCTGGGCCTGGGGTGTCTCTGCAGGGAGACCCTCAGCAGGGAGCCCACCCCAGCGAGCACTGTCCTACCAAGGCGGAGGCAGTGCT
It encodes the following:
- the PRPF31 gene encoding U4/U6 small nuclear ribonucleoprotein Prp31 isoform X2; its protein translation is MSLADELLADLEEAAEEEEGGSYGEEEEEPAIEDVQEETQLDLSGDSVKTIAKLWDSKMFAEIMMKIEEYISKQAKASEVMGPVEAAPEYRVIVDANNLTVEIENELNIIHKFIRDKYSKRFPELESLVPNALDYIRTVKELGNSLDKCKNNENLQQILTNATIMVVSVTASTTQGQQLSEEELERLEEACDMALELNASKHRIYEYVESRMSFIAPNLSIIIGASTAAKIMGVAGGLTNLSKMPACNIMLLGAQRKTLSGFSSTSVLPHTGYIYHSDIVQSLPPIPPPFSVAPGSAAESGPAGGRQVHTGSPCGQFPREHRREGGLRTEG
- the PRPF31 gene encoding U4/U6 small nuclear ribonucleoprotein Prp31 isoform X1, with the protein product MSLADELLADLEEAAEEEEGGSYGEEEEEPAIEDVQEETQLDLSGDSVKTIAKLWDSKMFAEIMMKIEEYISKQAKASEVMGPVEAAPEYRVIVDANNLTVEIENELNIIHKFIRDKYSKRFPELESLVPNALDYIRTVKELGNSLDKCKNNENLQQILTNATIMVVSVTASTTQGQQLSEEELERLEEACDMALELNASKHRIYEYVESRMSFIAPNLSIIIGASTAAKIMGVAGGLTNLSKMPACNIMLLGAQRKTLSGFSSTSVLPHTGYIYHSDIVQSLPPDLRRKAARLVAAKCTLAARVDSFHESTEGKVGYELKDEIERKFDKWQEPPPVKQVKPLPAPLDGQRKKRGGRRYRKMKERLGLTEIRKQANRMSFGEIEEDAYQEDLGFSLGHLGKSGSGRVRQTQVNEATKARISKTLQRTLQKQSVVYGGKSTIRDRSSGTASSVAFTPLQGLEIVNPQAAEKKVAEANQKYFSSMAEFLKVKGEKSGLMST